A genome region from Geobacter pickeringii includes the following:
- a CDS encoding acetyl/propionyl/methylcrotonyl-CoA carboxylase subunit alpha codes for MFDTILIANRGEIACRVIRTARRLGIRTVAVFSDADADALHVTMADEAYRIGPAPARESYLRGEAILEVAARSGAQAIHPGYGFLSENAEFAEACAAAGVAFIGPPTGAIRAMGSKSAAKAIMEKAAVPLVPGYHGENQEPEFLRREAERIGFPVLIKASAGGGGKGMRAVREGAEFPDALASARREARASFGDDRVLLEKYLTKPRHVEIQVFADTHGNAVHLFERDCSIQRRHQKVLEEAPAPGMKPALREKMGVAAVAAARAIGYVGAGTVEFLLDEDGSFYFMEMNTRLQVEHPVTEMITGQDLVEWQLLVAAGSPLPLGQKELAIGGHAIEARIYAEDPARDFLPSIGRLAHLRTPVEGANVRIDTGVGEGGEVSIYYDPMIAKLIVWDTDRAGALRRLRQALADYQVVGVTTNIGFLGSVAAHPAFAAGDLDTGFIERHRADLFPDPRPASDRTLALASLDVLLRRADEARRAAATSLDPSSPWHQTSGWRLNCDNHHFLHFLDGETAVKVTVHYRAEGYLLELPGGPLLVRGERDAAGDLLADLGGARVKATVVRHGAILTIMKRGRSHTLAIHDPYALTGDEEGTGGRLTAPMPGKVVAVMVEPGERVEKGRPLMILEAMKMEHTITAPRPGLVERLNFTVGCLVSEGVELLALTDEQGG; via the coding sequence ATGTTCGACACCATTCTCATTGCCAACCGGGGCGAGATCGCCTGCCGCGTCATCCGCACCGCCCGGCGCCTCGGCATCCGCACCGTGGCCGTCTTCTCCGACGCCGATGCCGACGCCCTCCACGTGACCATGGCCGACGAGGCGTACCGCATCGGCCCCGCCCCGGCCCGGGAGAGCTACCTGAGGGGAGAGGCGATCCTGGAGGTCGCCGCCCGAAGCGGCGCCCAGGCCATCCACCCCGGCTACGGCTTCCTCTCCGAGAACGCCGAGTTCGCCGAGGCGTGCGCCGCGGCCGGGGTCGCCTTCATCGGCCCCCCCACCGGGGCGATCCGCGCCATGGGGTCCAAGAGCGCCGCCAAGGCAATCATGGAGAAGGCCGCCGTCCCCCTGGTCCCCGGCTACCACGGGGAGAACCAAGAGCCTGAGTTCCTGCGGCGGGAGGCGGAGCGGATCGGCTTCCCGGTCCTCATCAAGGCGAGCGCCGGGGGGGGCGGCAAAGGGATGCGGGCGGTGCGGGAGGGGGCGGAGTTCCCCGATGCCCTCGCCTCGGCCCGGCGGGAGGCCCGGGCCTCCTTCGGCGACGACCGGGTGCTGCTGGAAAAGTACCTCACCAAGCCCCGCCACGTGGAGATCCAGGTCTTCGCCGACACCCACGGCAATGCGGTCCACCTCTTCGAGCGGGACTGCTCCATCCAGCGGCGCCATCAAAAGGTGCTGGAGGAGGCCCCGGCCCCCGGGATGAAGCCGGCCCTGCGGGAAAAGATGGGAGTGGCGGCGGTGGCGGCGGCCCGGGCCATCGGCTACGTGGGGGCGGGAACGGTGGAGTTCCTCCTGGACGAGGACGGCTCCTTCTACTTCATGGAGATGAACACCCGCCTCCAGGTGGAGCACCCGGTGACCGAGATGATTACCGGTCAGGACCTGGTGGAGTGGCAGCTCCTGGTGGCGGCCGGCTCCCCCCTCCCCCTGGGCCAGAAGGAGCTCGCCATCGGCGGCCACGCCATCGAGGCCCGCATCTACGCCGAGGACCCCGCCAGGGATTTCCTCCCCTCCATCGGCCGGCTGGCCCACCTCCGCACCCCCGTTGAGGGGGCCAACGTCCGGATCGACACCGGCGTGGGGGAGGGGGGGGAGGTGAGCATCTACTACGACCCGATGATCGCCAAGCTGATCGTCTGGGACACCGACCGGGCCGGTGCCCTGCGCCGCCTCCGGCAGGCCCTGGCCGACTACCAGGTGGTGGGGGTCACCACCAACATCGGCTTCCTCGGGAGCGTGGCGGCCCACCCCGCCTTTGCCGCCGGCGACCTGGACACCGGCTTCATCGAGCGGCACCGGGCCGACCTCTTCCCCGATCCGCGCCCCGCCTCCGACCGGACCCTGGCGCTTGCCTCCCTCGACGTGCTCCTGCGGCGCGCCGACGAGGCGCGGCGGGCGGCAGCCACCTCCCTCGATCCCTCCTCCCCCTGGCACCAGACCAGCGGCTGGCGGCTCAACTGCGACAATCACCACTTTCTCCACTTCCTGGACGGGGAAACGGCGGTGAAGGTGACGGTCCACTACCGCGCCGAAGGGTATCTCCTGGAACTGCCGGGAGGACCGCTGCTGGTGCGGGGCGAGCGGGACGCCGCCGGTGACCTCCTGGCCGATCTGGGGGGGGCGCGCGTCAAGGCCACCGTGGTCCGCCACGGCGCCATCCTCACCATCATGAAGCGGGGGCGGAGCCACACCCTCGCCATCCACGACCCCTACGCCCTCACCGGCGACGAGGAAGGAACCGGCGGCAGGCTCACCGCCCCCATGCCGGGAAAGGTGGTGGCGGTCATGGTGGAGCCGGGGGAGCGGGTGGAAAAGGGGCGCCCCCTCATGATCCTGGAGGCGATGAAGATGGAGCACACCATCACCGCCCCGCGGCCGGGGCTTGTGGAGCGGCTCAACTTCACCGTCGGCTGCCTGGTGAGCGAAGGGGTCGAGCTTCTGGCCCTTACCGACGAGCAGGGGGGGTGA